CACATTAGCAGAAGGGGATCAGATCTGATCCCCTTGCATGCAGCTGTCTGAAGTAATCCCCCCCTGACGATCACACAGCTTTTACAGCAAAATCAGTCATGAACAATGGCATGTGGTGAGTGAGACTTAAGAGGTCTTGCAGTGAACTCGAAACGATGTTTAAGGATCAAGGATCAAGGATATCTTTATTATCCCCGAGGGGCAATTTGTTCCACAGCCAGCAGTATCCGCACAACATCAGAcgaacaataacaaataaataaacaataaacaatagacacaaaataaaaaaaacaacataaaaaaatcccATAAAAATCCCACTGGGTAAAGGACGGTaactacaacataaaaatcacaCTGAGTTATTTAGAGGGCCAATGGCAGCTGGGACAAACAAGTTCTTAAATATGTTTGTCTTgcatgttggcaatttgtatCTGCAGCCAGATGGAAGCAACTTGAACTCCTTGAACATGGGATGGCTAGGGTCAGCCAGGATTGACTGGGCCTTCTTCAAAATCCTGACCTTGTACAGATTAGTAAACTCATTCAGCGTCATACCTGCAATTTTGCTGTATGCTTTGACGATACCCTGcaatctgtttgtatttttgagaTTAAGTGACCTGTACCAGCTGACAAAGGAGAATATAAAGACagattcaataaaacaagaataaaacattcTTATTTCAGCGCAGTGCTTATACAGTATTATAATATGATATATAGTACAATATCTCCCTTGGAACATTTTCACAATAgccaattgtgtgtgtgcacatgtatgtatggGTATGTGTTTGGTTTGACTGTGTGGTCACCTTCCATCACAGTTACCTGCACAGTGGTGTTGTGCTGGTCCACATTAGACAGTAGGGCGTATGGTTCTTACATGCACAAAAATAGCACATGATAGTTTTATGATCAGTTGTGTACACGCAATTTGTCCCACTTAAACAGGAATGTCACCCAAACCTCCACCTCTCAGTGCCCCCTCTGCTCTAACAGTGCATAGCAGAAAGTGTCTGTGGTCTACATACACAAAGCTGACCGCCACATGGGGGAGGATGGCATTCTGCGGCCACACGGACAAGAGGATCTTCTACCAAGAGGTACATAATAGGTATCTGTCAAGGAACTTTTTCATGGTTTTGATAGCTGTAATGAATCAGGCCTCTCTTATCTAGAAATGTGGGCACTCCAGGCCTAGCTGATTAAGCCCTTGAATGCCAAGCTCTTTGAAAGCATAAAGAGTTCTGAGGTGAATCTGAAAGGCGTGGGGCATTCACGGACGgctgcattgtgttttgtgCCACTGCACTCGGATAAATGCCGACTCCTTCCATCTCATTAGAGAGACAGGAGTATAAGTGTGTCCGACAGACAATGGCAGGCGTCTCTTTTAGTCTCTCGCGCCATTCTGACGGAATCGCTGAAATTCCACACAGCGCTGGCCCGGCCTCCTTGCGTTTCGTCAATTACTGCCCAGGCGTGCGTAGCTGGAATTGTTTCAGATCTGTGATGTTTGTGCATGCACGTCTCCTTTCAGGCCTTAACGCAGGCCAGAGCATCTCATCATCTCTGTCTTGCATTCGCATTCAATGCTCAGTTTCAGAATGTTCTCAGACGTGTCTCAGGACATGGGCTTTaatgtttttcctcagtgtcaCCAACAACAGCATCCTGTTCCAAGCTCTACAGCagaaaaagctttaaaaatatattagcaATGTAATGGGTTGAATGGGCCAATATTACAAGACCATAGACCATAGACACATGACCTGATACAGCATGGTCAAAAACAATCTCATTGGGCAGTACATTTCCTCAGATCTGACAACGTCATTTAATGTGCACATAAAAATCTTGACCTGATGTACGATTATCACAAAACTCATAATAATGTGGTAATATGGTCACAGGACTCCTAACCTGACACCCCATGGCTAGAGAGCTCAGTGGATGAGCCAAGGTGGTTACAGAACCGATAGCTTGTGCTCATGCCACGCAAGTATAAATAGGGTCGCGGCTAATCCATCAATCCCTGGAACTGCTGACTCAGTCTGTGcgagggggggggttgagggggggcgggggcagtgGGTTAACAGAGGAGGCCACATGACTGTTAATTCATCACGCAGGCAGGATCAGAAGGGTGGGAGGGGACCggggtaaaaataaaaaccaccGCGGGCTCATTATCCCATCAAGGAGACTACTCACCTGAACAATGGTGAGCGCACCATCGCTCACAtgggcagcccccccccccccccaggggggaGGGCTCGCTCGCAATCCGCGCTGCTCCGCGCAGCTCTGTGCAGTCTGGTACGTGTCGCGCCTTGCCGCTGGAGACTTGCAAATGAGTTTCCAGCGCCACTGCTCTCCTGACAAGCTGCGTGACAGGGGATATGTCACCATTCTGTCAGCCCGACGAAATGATGCACaaaatgtgaatatgtatgGGAGAGCGCACCTTCAAATCTGGTCTggttttctgcaaaaaaaaaaaaaaaaaaaaaagcgtttcagtgcagtgtttaaTAGGGTTTGAGTCATGCATGAAATTGCAGACACATAATTTGACTTAGTGGCACAATGTCAAAAGCACCTGTTTCTGGCTTGATTCAGTTGTCATTCCGGGGATGTTTCATGTGGAAATCTTGCGAAATAACTCCCATTGTTCGAACACAAGTGACATGGTCAAATAATGGTCAGGATTTTATCAAGTCATATTATTGGAGCTAATGTGCCAGTCCAGGGGGCAGCTGAAGATGGGATCCCAGAATTTAGACTGGTGGTCTAGCATATATTGAATTATACATGTGGATGTCTGCGTATGGGGGTCATACCAAATGGTGCAACCTCTGAACTTGCTCCCTGATTTGGTGGACGAAGGGAAATGAAAACCCAGGGTGAAGAACAGACTTTAGATAATTGGTTTAttgatattcatatttcattccaTCAGGTCTGCTAAGTTACAAGTCTGTGTAGACTGTGCAAACATGCTAAGACAGCACAAAACTACCTCCATCCCCAATCAACAAAGTATACAATATTGTTCATGTACCATAgtttcatatatattcatatatatatatagataaactgtatatttgtatatatagaaaaatataaagTCCAAGCTTTGAACTGACAAGACAAGTCACAACAATAACTTGCAAATAAGGCTATTTGAAGAATAATTTACATCTGAGAAGCCTTTCCTGCTGACAGACAGTGCCATGTGTGTAATTAGGTCTGCGCATGAGTATATGTGCaactctgtgtgtatgtatgtgagtctctgtctctctccataCACGTAGGTGTGTGTGAacattgtgtgggtgtgtgtgagagagagagcgcgagggTGCAGATGTGGAAAGGTCCGGTCTggagtgcatttgcatttatcaGCAATGGAACACAGTGCACGGAACCGTGATGCCAAGTGTAAGGGGAATATGtgataatatttgttttattatgggGTGTGCAGCAATGGGGGAACATAAGAATCTATGGTTTCCCTGAAACCTATGAAAATACATTGACTGGCCCCAGGCCTACTGTGGTATTTATGCAGGCATATGTGCCTGAAAGAAGAGGTTCAAGAGGAGTGAAAAAGGCAACTTTCTAAAGCAAAACAATGTACTCAGGTCcatacaaatgaaatgcataggCAAGTACAGCTAAACTCTCGGGCTCAGAAAGAAAGAGCCACACAATGCTcagtctgtctctttctccctcctacAGTCCCGTTCCAATCAAGAGTTACACAACACCATGTTGTTTGAAGTCGATTAAGTCAACAAATGCGCCCCGGCGCAGGCAGCCAAAGGGGATTAAGATGCTCCCCTTTCCCTTCCCGTGTTTAAATGACCTTCGGCCTACAGCCGCTTGAAGTATGTTGCCACAGGAATTGCCTTTCACAATGACCAGGTGGATGGCCTCAGTgcagaggggcagaggcagATAGTGGACAggcatatgcgtgtgtgagagagctcaAAGgtcacaggtgcacacacagcACGGATAAGAATCCAGTCAACGTCTTGGACAAGCAAACAAAACTGCTGCGATCGGAAGAGAGACGGAGCTCACGCGCTCCATATCCACCCCTTTTTCCTACTCTGCCAGTCAGTGAGTGTTGGTGTTATATAAATCAGACTGCTTCTCttatatattacattgtgttttcttgGATTCCCGTTGGGTTGTGGAACATaacattcaccccccccccaccccaaaaaaaaaaataaataaaaataaaacaatgcaggTGATGATGGCACTTTTTGTGGTGTGTGATTGTAAACCGTGGTGTGGATTGTTTCTGTCAGCAGGTGGGCAGAACACACAAACGGAAACACTTTTTTACAGGATACTGAAGAGACCTCAGACACAGAGGATTCGTACAGCTAGAGAGAGAACAGTACAACGCCATTTTGTGAGTATTGATGGTCCACTGCAGTACTTAATAAACAAGTTGTCAAAAAAGTCAGCATGGAGTACAAACATCCTTTCACTGGATGCTACGAAAGCGGTATAAAGAGGATAAGAAAAAGACTTGGCATGGGGGCCAGCTCACAGGGCGCTTGGCTGACGTCAGGCGGGGGCAGACTTGTAAACAACAGTCAAAGTTAAAAGTACCTGACTCTTCTGCTGCACCCTGGCTGAGCTCGTTTTTTGTGCTCTCGAGCTAGCTGTCGTACGTGAGCGAACGAGTGAGcgagactgtatgtgtgtgtgtgtgtgtgcttgtggttCATCTGTCTGctcatctgtctgtttgtttgtgttgtcagaAATGGTTAACCTTGACAGTTTGAGCTTTATTTATCGCCCCGTAAAATGGCAGCGAGAGAGGCACAAATCATGTCCAATttcccccctgctctcccatTAATAGTGGGGCATAGCAGACAGAAGCTTCCTGCATGGGGCTGGAGGGAGATGTTTATGGATGGCCGGTGGGACTCATTACCTCCTCATTAGCGCTAAATGACAAAGCGGCAGAGAGCCGAACAGGAGAGCAAGGAGTGGCTACGGCAGACTCCGGCTGAAACGACACAGGGCTCATTTTTATGATCAAGggaattttgtttaaaaattgtgACAAACATGCCGGAttataaaagctttttttttttccctcgctATTGCGTGGCCTGCTttcatttgattggctgtgcaGTTGAgttactgtggaaaaaatgattgggtttcaaattatattgtatcatttttttttttttggtttttgcgATTGGTTTTTGTGAAAGCAAATGTTGTAAAACAGTCATCTTAAATAACCTGTGGGTCTCCTCATCTTCAGGAACTTGTAATGATCCAGACAAAGTCAAGGTATGTTTACGAACACCAATAAACACAAGTGAACCCATGCTGTTTTTGAACATGAACAAACTGACAAAAGAAAATCGGTAAAGAGTATTTTACAGAGATCTCAGCTGAGTGGATCACACGCCCAGCTGAACGTGGTGCCAGTGTGAGACTGGAATGCTCTGGCCCTGTATAAATCAATATGGGCAACAAGTTAACAGTCGCAGTAATGTGATATTCGATTAGTCTCCAGCCTGTGCCTTCATCACTGTGTCAAAAATGAACCAATGTAtaggcttgtgtgtgtgtattgtgtgtgtgagtgtttgtgcatgtgtgtgtgagtgtgtgtgtgtgtgtgtgtgtgtgtgtgtgtgtgtgtgtgtgtgtgtgtgtgagcgcaaCTTTATGATGcacaagagacagagacagttgAAAGCCATGTGCAGGTTGAATGAAGAACAGCATTACATGTGTCAGAGAGAGCTGCAGTCCAATCTCGagagttggatttttttttgtgtgtgtgtgtgatggtagCTGAGATCCACCTGATGGTTATACATTTTGAAGGAGGGCAtacttaaacacacactcactcactgtatACAGCACAGATGACACCTCAGAGGTTACGCAGATTTTTACACACAATGTATCAGTGAGCAGAATGAAAGATCCCTAAAAAGTGGGTAGAAGGGACAGAACATGGAGATTCTATAAATTCCAAAATATTGGCTGCTGTCTCTGGTCCCCAACCAAATGTCCACCCATCCCTCCCACCCGCCTGACTCCCCAGGCTGACCTGTCACGGAGGGGCAACAGTAAGATACCAATTCCCTCCTATTAAAACTCTGGCCGCTCACACGGCTGAGCTGGACAACTGGACCCAGCCAACCTCTGCGTAGGCCCCTGTGACGTGCCAATACACCACGCCCATTAGCTTGGTCCAAGCTCTTTGCACCTCTGGGGTGAAGCAGTCGGGGTAGTCTTCAGTTAGCACCTCCAGGATCACCCCACTGAGGATctgagaaagggggagagagcaggagagagagataaggtAGTGTGAGCGCAGACAAGACATGAGAACTTCTGTTCAAACATGCGGCTGAGCAATCATGTCAATTTCAAATCAGCATGAGCTGCAAGGGCATTAAAAAGGTTCGCCTTCTGCTAACCAGAACCTGGATGGAACCGCACGGCTCTAGATGGACTGACTTGAAATCAGTCACGGACTCTGACTGTCTCTCGTTCTCGCTGCTCTCAAGACGAGAATGGATGCCAACTGTGCCCTCACCTTGAAGTACATGGGATCCACTTTGTGTTTGATGGCGTGCGCCTTGCCGACCAATCCCAGGACGGAAGCCACCTTGTCCGGGTCGTGGAGGTTCTCCAGCACAGTGTTGAGGGCGTTCATGACCCGCCGGGCGTGTTTCCGCAGCTGCGTGCTCCGCTCCATCTCCTCTGGGTCCTCCATGTCCCGGAACTGGCTGAAGTACTGCTTGGCTGAAGGGAAGTTCACAAAGAACCTGTGGAAGCAGAGAATGCTGATGGGTTAGGCAGACCTAAACAGCTCAGGTCGATGGCTGGATCCACCCTAAACTGTACCCACTGGATTATGTCAACAGGGGGTGCACTTATCTTCTACTGGTTACATCATCCAAAACAAATATCATACCACACCGGCAATGTTGCCATAATTACTTTCCTCTGTAATCTTTGAATATTggtatgaaagaaaataaataattggtCAATGTTCAGTCAATGGTAACTGTGCTTCTATTG
This genomic stretch from Megalops cyprinoides isolate fMegCyp1 chromosome 1, fMegCyp1.pri, whole genome shotgun sequence harbors:
- the cygb2 gene encoding cytoglobin-2 → MEKEQGDGGMEHRERADPLSEAERGMILNTWGRVYENCEDVGVSILIRFFVNFPSAKQYFSQFRDMEDPEEMERSTQLRKHARRVMNALNTVLENLHDPDKVASVLGLVGKAHAIKHKVDPMYFKILSGVILEVLTEDYPDCFTPEVQRAWTKLMGVVYWHVTGAYAEVGWVQLSSSAV